The following coding sequences lie in one Labrus bergylta chromosome 5, fLabBer1.1, whole genome shotgun sequence genomic window:
- the nbl1 gene encoding neuroblastoma suppressor of tumorigenicity 1, with the protein MRGGAVMWRIQICCALFALYSAAPPAHINRLALFPDKSAWCEAKNITQIVGHTGCQPRSIQNRACLGQCFSYSVPNTFPQSTESLVHCDSCMPAQTQWEVVTLECPGAESPHVDKLVERIFHCSCQSCSKEGGQEGAVMQLYSADNVLEVPTLSDTLSGAQSHPLPPSDLHPKMHAHAHTDHHTLPHTSDGG; encoded by the exons GTGCAGTCATGTGGAGGATTCAGATTTGCTGCGCACTGTTTGCACTGTATTCAGCGGCACCGCCTGCACACATCAACCGTCTGGCGCTGTTCCCTGACAAGAGCGCCTGGTGCGAAGCCAAGAACATCACACAGATAGTCGGGCACACGGGATGTCAGCCTCGCTCTATTCAAAACAG AGCCTGCCTGGGCCAGTGTTTCAGCTACAGCGTCCCCAACACATTCCCACAGTCCACAGAGTCTCTGGTGCACTGTGACTCCTGCATGCCTGCCCAGACACAGTGGGAAGTG GTTACTCTGGAATGCCCGGGTGCAGAGTCTCCTCATGTGGATAAGTTGGTGGAGAGGATCTTCCACTGCAGCTGCCAGTCTTGCAGTAAGGAAGGTGGCCAGGAGGGGGCGGTGATGCAGCTGTATTCAGCAGACAACGTTCTTGAGGTCCCCACTTTATCTGACACCCTCAGTGGTGCCCAGTCCCACCCTCTGCCCCCTTCAGACTTGCACCCTAAGATGCAtgctcatgcacacacagaccacCACACACTACCACACACATCAGATGGAGGGTAG
- the LOC110002247 gene encoding transmembrane protein 88, whose amino-acid sequence MCGMDVDLDDGGSGEEEKEEELWMGEVVKMLPPPVAHSGGSAWGSRRGRCGCVACGAGLVFWNLCVVLASALLLVMVFSVVLLPAMLLLYVGFLCHSRVLDANSAICRYLDDNSCSALIILGFVMMSPLVVVAAAVFCGLLRRFRLLLLIQPITHAWYRGWLVDWAGSVHAWV is encoded by the exons ATGTGTGGTATGGATGTGGACCTGGATGACGGGGGCTCTGgcgaggaggagaaagaggaagagctCTGGATGGGGGAGGTAGTGAAGATGCTGCCCCCGCCCGTGGCCCACAGTGGGGGCAGTGCGTGGGGCAGTCGGCGGGGTCGATGTGGCTGTGTGGCGTGCGGGGCGGGTCTTGTCTTCTGGAACCTGTGTGTGGTTTTAGCCAGCGCTCTTCTCCTTGTCATGGTCTTCTCTGTGGTGCTGCTGCCTGCCATGCTGCTGCTGTATGTCGGCTTCCTCTGCCACTCCAGG GTCCTTGACGCTAACTCTGCCATTTGCCGTTACCTAGACGACAACAGCTGCTCCGCCCTCATTATCCTAGGCTTTGTTATGATGTCACCGCTCGTGGTTGTTGCGGCCGCCGTCTTCTGCGGGCTGCTCCGAAGGTTTCGACTCCTGCTTCTCATTCAGCCAATCACGCATGCTTGGTACCGAGGGTGGCTTGTTGACTGGGCGGGCAGCGTCCATGCCTGGGTCTGA